One genomic segment of Pseudomonas sp. RU47 includes these proteins:
- a CDS encoding HAD family hydrolase — protein sequence MSLKEVKHWVFDMDGTLTVAVHDFAAIRVALAIPPEDDILTHLAALPADEAAVKHAWLLEHERDLALGSTPATGAVELVRDLHARGYRLGILTRNARELAHVTLDAIGLADCFAVDDVLGRDEAPPKPHPGGLLKLADAWDVPASEMVMVGDYRFDLDCGRAAGARTVLVNLPDNPWPELTDWHAKDCVELRRMLLA from the coding sequence ATGAGCCTGAAAGAGGTGAAGCACTGGGTGTTCGACATGGACGGCACGCTGACGGTCGCCGTGCATGATTTCGCGGCAATTCGCGTGGCGCTGGCGATTCCGCCGGAAGACGACATCCTCACTCATCTCGCCGCATTGCCGGCGGATGAGGCGGCAGTGAAACACGCATGGCTGTTGGAGCATGAACGCGATCTGGCGCTGGGTTCGACCCCGGCGACCGGTGCGGTGGAGCTGGTGCGTGATCTGCATGCGCGCGGTTATCGCCTCGGCATCCTCACTCGCAATGCGCGGGAATTGGCGCATGTGACGCTGGATGCCATTGGTTTGGCTGACTGCTTTGCGGTGGACGATGTGTTGGGCCGCGATGAAGCGCCGCCGAAGCCGCATCCGGGTGGCTTGCTGAAACTGGCAGACGCTTGGGACGTGCCGGCCAGCGAGATGGTGATGGTCGGTGATTACCGCTTTGATCTGGATTGCGGCCGAGCGGCGGGGGCGCGGACGGTGTTGGTGAATTTGCCGGATAACCCGTGGCCGGAGTTGACCGATTGGCATGCGAAGGATTGTGTCGAGTTGCGGCGGATGCTTCTGGCCTGA